Sequence from the Lysobacter capsici genome:
TGAGCGCGATCAGCAGGACGATGAGGGCACGAACGAGCATGCGCGGATTCTAGCCTGCCCGGTCGCCGCCCCGCTCAACGCGAAGTTTCGATTCCGGCCCAGATCGCGAGACCTTCCAGCACCAGGGTCGGCGCGGCGATCGGCGCAGGCAGCGCGGCGGCGAGCGCGTCGCTGCCGCCGCCGTGCAGCAGCAACTGCGGCACCGTGCCCAGCTTCAACTTGGCCACGGTCAGGCTGCGTTCGATCAGCGCCAACGCCGCGCCGTCGCAGCCCGACGCCAACGCATCCTCGGTGTCGGAGGCGAACGACATGCGCTGGCCGCCGAGTTCGGGCAGTTGCGGCGCGCGGCCGTGCAGCGCTTCGCGCATCAGCGTCGGCGACGGCGCGATCAGGCCGCCGTGATGCAGGCCGTCGGCGTCCAGCAGGTCGATGGTCAACGCGGTGCCGACGCCGCAGATCAAGGCCGCGCCTTCGCCGCGCGCGTGCGCGCCCAGCAAGGCGAGAAAACGGTCGACACCGAGCTTGCGCGGGTCGGCATAGGCGATGCGCACGCGGCCGAAACCGTCCAGTTCGAAACTCGGTTGGGTGCGCGCGATCGAGATCCGTCCGCAACGTTCGGTCAGCGCCTGCAACACCGCCATGCGCAGCGCCGGATGGGCGACGCTGGCCAGATACGCGACCTCGATGCGCTCGTCGGGCAGCGCCTCGGCCAAGGCCGCGGCGACGTCTTCCTCGCGATGCGGCAACGCCAGCGCCGGGCCGGGGCGGCCGTGCGCATCCAGCGGCGCGCACTTGAGCCGGGTATTGCCCAGATCGAACAACCAGGCGCTCATCGCGCGTCTCCCGCGCCGCGGCGCACGCTGACTTCGCCGGCATGGAAACGGCGTTCTTCGCCATCGGCCAGACGCACCCGCAGCGCGCCGTCGTCGGCCAGGCCGATCGCGGTGCCGGCGTGATCGGCCTGAGCGCCGTGGACGGTCACCGCCTGCCCGGCCAGGGCGTCGAACGCGGCGTAGCGGTCGATGAAGGGCGCCAGGCCGGCGGCGTCGAATTCGTCCAGCGCCGGCAGCAGGCTGTCGAGCAAGGCGGCGGCGACAGTGTTGCGCGACAGCGCGCGCTGCGCCGCGAGCGTCGCCAGATCGCACCAGGGTTGATCGATCTGCGCCGCGGCCGCGGCCGGCATGCGCACGTTGAGGCCGAGGCCGATCACCGCCCGCGCCGGACCGGCGTATTCGCCGCCGCCCTCGATCAGCAGGCCGCCGAGTTTGCGCAGGCCGGCGCCGTCGAGCACGACCAGATCGTTCGGCCATTTCAATCGCACGTCGGCATAGCCCAGGCGCTGCAAGGCCTC
This genomic interval carries:
- the birA gene encoding bifunctional biotin--[acetyl-CoA-carboxylase] ligase/biotin operon repressor BirA, producing the protein MDDRALLQRLIEGPATGDALASAAGQTRAAVWKRIEALREAGVAIEAKPGRGYALSQPLDLLDAQVISVAMQADARARLAGLDVAWTIDSTNSELLRRPTPAHGAAVLLAERQTGGRGRRGRVWASPLAAHLYLSLSRSFGGGLARLGGLSLVAGIAAVEALQRLGYADVRLKWPNDLVVLDGAGLRKLGGLLIEGGGEYAGPARAVIGLGLNVRMPAAAAAQIDQPWCDLATLAAQRALSRNTVAAALLDSLLPALDEFDAAGLAPFIDRYAAFDALAGQAVTVHGAQADHAGTAIGLADDGALRVRLADGEERRFHAGEVSVRRGAGDAR
- a CDS encoding type III pantothenate kinase — protein: MSAWLFDLGNTRLKCAPLDAHGRPGPALALPHREEDVAAALAEALPDERIEVAYLASVAHPALRMAVLQALTERCGRISIARTQPSFELDGFGRVRIAYADPRKLGVDRFLALLGAHARGEGAALICGVGTALTIDLLDADGLHHGGLIAPSPTLMREALHGRAPQLPELGGQRMSFASDTEDALASGCDGAALALIERSLTVAKLKLGTVPQLLLHGGGSDALAAALPAPIAAPTLVLEGLAIWAGIETSR